The following proteins are encoded in a genomic region of Gossypium hirsutum isolate 1008001.06 chromosome D05, Gossypium_hirsutum_v2.1, whole genome shotgun sequence:
- the LOC107904064 gene encoding homeobox-leucine zipper protein ATHB-13 — MSCNGMAFFPANFMLQTPHHDHEDHQRSTNSINQILPSCTAPQEFHGVASFLGKRSMSSYSGIDHVCEEANGEDDISDDGSQAGEKKRRLNMEQVKTLEKNFELGNKLEPERKMQLARALGLQPRQIAIWFQNRRARWKTKQLEKDYDLLKRQYELIKAENDALQAHNKKLQAEIMALKGREASECINLNKETEGCSSNRSENSSAVKLDNDRPPQPPATISRPAKTLFPTGLFQAASSNSSHDDHHQPSQMVKEESLITNMFCTIEEQTGFWPWLEQQQHFN, encoded by the exons ATGTCTTGCAATGGAATGGCTTTCTTCCCAGCAAATTTCATGCTCCAAACGCCTCATCATGATCACGAAGATCATCAACGCTCCACTAATTCTATCAATCAAATCCTCCCTTCTTGCACGGCGCCCCAGGAGTTTCATG GTGTTGCATCATTTCTGGGGAAGAGATCAATGTCTTCATATTCAGGTATAGATCATGTGTGTGAAGAAGCAAATGGAGAGGATGATATATCGGACGATGGGTCACAGGCAGGTGAAAAGAAGAGGAGGCTTAACATGGAACAGGTAAAGACACTAGAGAAGAACTTTGAGTTAGGCAACAAGCTGGAACCCGAGCGAAAAATGCAGCTGGCTCGAGCTCTTGGACTGCAACCAAGACAGATTGCTATTTGGTTTCAAAACAGACGAGCTAGATGGAAAACCAAGCAACTTGAGAAAGACTATGATCTCCTCAAGAGACAGTACGAGCTCATCAAAGCAGAAAATGATGCACTTCAAGCTCACAACAAAAAGCTTCAAGCAGAG ATAATGGCACTGAAAGGCAGAGAAGCTAGTGAATGCATCAATCTGAATAAAGAAACAGAAGGTTGTAGCAGCAACCGAAGTGAAAACAGCTCGGCTGTGAAGCTGGATAACGACAGGCCGCCGCAGCCGCCGGCTACGATTAGCAGACCAGCAAAAACCCTATTTCCAACAGGACTGTTCCAAGCGGCGTCGTCAAATTCAAGCCACGATGATCATCATCAACCTTCTCAAATGGTTAAAGAAGAGAGCCTCATCACCAACATGTTCTGCACCATCGAGGAACAAACCGGGTTTTGGCCATGGCTTGAACAGCAACAACATTTCAATTGA